Genomic DNA from Mycolicibacterium helvum:
CGGCCAGATCCAGCTCGGCAACCACACCTGGTCGCATCCCGACCTGACCACGCTGCCCAAGGATCAGATCGCCGATCAGTTACGGCGCAACGACCAGTTCCTACGCGCCACGTTCGGCGCCGACGCCACACCGTATTTCCGGCCGCCCTACGGCAGCCACAACGACGACGTCGATTCCGTCGCCGCCGATCTGGGGTACCGGGTTCCGACGCTGTGGTCGGGGTCGCTGGCCGACTCGACGCTGGTGACCGAGGACTACATCGTCAAGATGGCCGACCAGTACTTCATCCAGCAGAACATCGTTATCGGCCACCTCAACCACCTGCCGGTCACTCACGTCTACCCCGCGCTGGTGGACATCATCCGGTCACGCAATCTGCGCACGGTCACACTCAACGACGTTTTCCTGCAGCCGGAGATACCGCACGTCACGTCGGCCTAGCTTCCCCGAGTCGCTTCGCTCCTGCCCGCCGGCCTAGCTTCCCCGAGTCGCTTCGCTCCTGCCCGCCGGCCTAGCTTCCCCGAGTCGCTTCGCTCCTGCCCGCCGGATCTAGGATCGCGCTCATGGAAGGCTCCGTCACCGTGCACATGGCTGCACCGGCAGACAAGATCTGGAATCTCATCTCCGACGTCACCAAGACCGGCGAGTTCTCGCCAGAGGTGTTCGAGTCCGAATGGCTTGGCGGTGCCAGCGGACCGGCGCTGGGGGCAAAGTTCCGCGGGCACGTGCGCCGCAACGAGATCGGTCCGGTGTACTGGACCACCTGCCGTGTCACCGCGTGCGAGCCGGGACGCGAATTCGGGTTCGCCGTCCTGGCCGGTGACCGTGCACTCAACAACTGGCACTACCGTCTTGATCCGAGTGGCGACGGGACCGACGTGACGGAATCGTTCCGGCTCGACAAGTCCGCGCCAATGCGGGTGTTCTGGTTGTTCGGCGGGTATCTGCGCGGCCGGCGAAACCGGCGAGACATGCGCACGACGCTGGAACGAATCAAGAAAGTTGTTGAGAACGACTGAATCTCGGCCGCGGTCGCCGACCGGTTTGATAGAACCGGTGCATGGGTCGATGGTCACGCGAAGAAATTGAGACAGCGTTCGAAGAACACAAGCAGGTCGTCGTCGGGATCGGTGAGAGCTGGGACTGGTCCCGGTTCGCCGACCAGTTCACCGAGGACGCCACCTACGTCGAGCACTCCTACGGGACGTTCCAGGGACGCGAAGCGATCCGCAACTGGATCGTCGGCACCATGAACACTTTCCCGGGCACCGAGATGCCGTTCTTCCCCGCGACCTGGCATTCCATCGATGTCGACAAAGGCTGGGTGATCTGCGAATTCCAGAACCGGATGCGCGATCCCGGCGATGGCAGCATCCACGAGGAGCCCAACCTGTCGGTGCTCAAGTATGCAGGCGACGGGCTGTGGAGTTACGAGGAAGACGCCTACAACCCGATGAACTTCATGCCGATGGTGCGCGGCTACATCGAGGCGTCGAAACGACTGGGAACCATCTCCGATGATGCGGTGACGTTCGCCAAGAACATGGGCTGGGATCTGGCCTGAGCCGGCAAGTCTCACTCACCGGGATGTTTGAGTCCCGCACCGCATAGCGGGATCACAACGTCGTTGTTGGCCAGCAGCTCGCGCACGAGCGGCCAGCCCGGCCCCGTTCGGCTCGCGGCACCGGCCGCCGCGGCGTAACAGGCTGCTGCCGTGGGCTCCACGAAAAGGCCCTCGCTGTGTGCCAGCACCCGGCGCCCGGCGATCACAGCGTCGTCGTCGACGGCGACGAACGTGCCCCCGGAATCCCGCACGGCGGCCAGGATCTGATCGGCGCGCGGCGGTGCGGTGATCGCGATACCTTCGGCAACGGTCGGCGCTGTGACGTAGGCGTTGTCGTCCAGGTCGTGCCATGCCGCGGCCAGCGGTGCGCAGCCGGCCGCCTGGACTGCCAGTAGTGCCGGCAGCCGGTCGGCCAGCCCGGCGGCCACCAGCTCGCTGAACGCCAAATAGCAGCCCAGCAGCAGCGTCCCGTTGCCGACCGGGACCAGAACCGCCGAGGGCAGGCTGTTCCCGCTCTGACGCCAGATCTCGTAGCCGTAGGCCTTCACGCCGTGCATGAAGTACGGGTGATAGACGTGGCTGGCGTAGAACACCCCGGGACGATCGGCGATCTGCGCGGCGGCCTCTGCGGCGTCGGCGCGGCTGCCAGGGACCAGGGTTAGCTCGGCTCCGTGTGCCCGGATCTGCGCGAGTTTCTCCGGTGAGGTCGACGCCGGCACCAGCACCTCGCAGTCGATGCCGGCCCTGGCGAAATATGCGGCCGCCGCGGTCCCGGCATTGCCACTGCTGTCGACCACGGCCTTGCCGACCCCAAGGTGTGCGGCCAGCGAGGCCAGCACCGCTGCGCCGCGATCTTTGAAAGACAATGTCGGACTGAAGAATTCCAGCTTGAACCGAGCCCCTGCCAACGTCAGAGACGGCACGACCGGGGTGTTCCCCTCGCCCAGGGTGATCGACGAGTCGACGACCGGCTGCCATGCCGCGCTGACGTCGAACAACCCGCCGCAGGGGCAGCGCCACGCCAGCTCGGCGACACCGAATTCGCTTCTGCACGAGCGACATACCAGCGGTGGCAAGTTCATGGCTCAATGCCTTTGCGCTCGTCGATCACGGACATGACCAGGGTGACAGATAGGACGCCGAGCTTGCCTGAATTCGGAAACGATCCCGACCGCGGCCGACGGACTCTACTGTTTCGACATGGGCATCGCCACGCGAGTCAACGGTCAGGCGCCTCCCGAGATGGCACTGGCGGACATCAATCTGGGCACCTTCGAGTTCTGGATGCTCGACGATACGCTGCGCGACGGCGCATTCGCGACCTTGCGTCGCGAGGCACCGATCACGTTCTTCGAGGAGGTCGAGCTGGAGGGAGTGCCGCACGGCGAGGGCCACTGGGCGTTGACGAAGCTCGACGACGTCTTCTACGCCAGCCGTCACCCCGAGATCTTCAGCTCCTACCCCAACATCACCATCGGCGATCAGGTCCCCGAGGTTGCCGAGTATTTCGGCTCCATGATCGCCCTGGACGATCCGAGACACTCCCGCCTGCGCAACATCGTCCGCAGCGCGTTCACCCCCAAGGTGGTGGCCCGCACCGAGGTGTCGGTGCGCGACCGTGCCGAGCAACTGGTGTCGGCGATGCTCGCCAACCATCCCGACGGCAACGCCGACCTGGTCTCCGAACTGTCCGGGCCGCTGCCACTGCAGGTGATCTGCGACATGATGGGCATTCCAGACGACGACCACGACCGGATTTTCGGATGGACCAACATCATCCTTGGCTTCGGCGACCCCGATCTGACCACCGATTTCAACGAGTTTCTCACGGTGGCGTTGGACATCGGTGCCTACGCGACGGCGCTGGCCGAGGACCGCAGAACCAATCCTCGCGACGACCTGACCACTGCGCTGGTGGCAGCCGAAGTCGACGGCGAGCGGCTGACATCCGCCGAGATCGCCTCGTTCTTCATCTTGCTGGCCGTTGCCGGTAACGAGACCACCCGCAACGCGATCAGCCACGGTGTTCTGGCCCTGACCCGCTATCCCGAACAGCGCCGTATCTGGTGGAACGATTTCGAGGCCGTCACTGACACCGCGGTCGAGGAGATGGTGCGGTGGGCGTCGCCGGTGATCTACATGCGCCGCACCGTCACTCGCGACATCGAGCTGTCCGGGGTCAAGATGACCGAGGGCGACAAGGTCACCATGTGGTACGCGTCGGCCAATCGCGACGAGGACAAGTTCACCAACCCGTGGCTCTTCGATGTGACCCGCACACCGAACCACCATGTCGGATTCGGCGGCGGCGGTGCGCACTTCTGCCTGGGCGCCAACCTGGCCCGTCGCGAGATCGCCCTGGTGTTCTCCGAACTGCACCGCCGCATACCGGACATCGAGGTGACCGAGGAGCCGGCCATGCTGCTCTCGGCGTTCATTCACGGGATCAAGCGGCTGCCGGTCACCTGGGCCTAGGCGGGGGTTGTGGCGCTAGCGGTGCCGCACTCGTAGCGTTGGTGGGCATGAAACAACGGCTGCACTGGCTAGCGATGCACGGAATGGTTCGCGCGGTCGCCAATTTCGCGGCGCGCCGCGGTGATCCACAAGCCCGAATGGTGGCCGACCCGGCGGTACGGGTTGACCCGGTCGCCTTCTATACCGAGCTGCGGCCACAGGGACCGATGATCCGTACTCGCGTGGGCTACCTGACCGTCGACCACGCCGTGGCCCACGAGTTGCTGCGCTCCGATGATTTTCGGGTCATCGTGCTCGGCGCCAACCTGCCCGCGCCGGTGCGCTGGCTGGAGCGGCACACCCGCGACGATCTCCTGCACCCGCTTCGCCCGCCCTCGTTGCTGGCGGTCGAGCCACCTGAGCACACCCGATATCGCAAGACCGTCTCGTCGGTGTTCACCAGTCGTGCGGTGGCCGCGCTGCGCGATCGGGTCGAGGACACCGCCGGGGAGCTGCTCGACGGGCTGGCCGCCGGTCCTGGCGTCGTCGACATCGTCGAGCGGTACTGCGCGCAGCTGCCGGTCGCGGTGATCGGCGACATCCTCGGTGTGCCGGACGCCGACCGGCCGCGCATTCTGGAGTTCGGTGAGCTCGCGGCTCCAAGCCTCGACGTCGGCCTGTCCTGGCCGCAATACCAGCGCGTGCAGCACGGCCTGGCCGGGTTCAACCGGTGGTTGTCGGCGCATCTGCGTCACTTGCGCGAGCACCCCGGCGAGGACCTGATGAGCCAGTTGATCGCGGCGTCCGAGGACGGCGCGCAGCTGAGCGAAGTGGAGTTGGAGGGCGTCGCGGGCCTGGTGCTCGCCGCAGGATTCGAGACCACCGTGAACTTGCTGGGCAACGGAATTCGGCTGTTGCTGAACTCCCCTGACCAGCTTGACCGGCTCGTGGCCGATCCCTCGCTATGGCCCAACGCTGTCGAGGAGATCCTGCGGCTGGAGTCCCCGGTGCAGCTCTCAGCCCGGGTGGCGCTCACCGACACCGAGGTGGC
This window encodes:
- a CDS encoding polysaccharide deacetylase family protein, yielding MPEVTRRQFVIGLLASASLVGTSSAIAMSQTNSPAAATKASLPPVDAAPLLPPPPPAARVALPGGAELTKLPGKGDLLAITVDDGVNSEVVRLYTQLAKDTGIRLTYFVNGVYDSWRDNAALLRPLVDSGQIQLGNHTWSHPDLTTLPKDQIADQLRRNDQFLRATFGADATPYFRPPYGSHNDDVDSVAADLGYRVPTLWSGSLADSTLVTEDYIVKMADQYFIQQNIVIGHLNHLPVTHVYPALVDIIRSRNLRTVTLNDVFLQPEIPHVTSA
- a CDS encoding SRPBCC family protein — encoded protein: MEGSVTVHMAAPADKIWNLISDVTKTGEFSPEVFESEWLGGASGPALGAKFRGHVRRNEIGPVYWTTCRVTACEPGREFGFAVLAGDRALNNWHYRLDPSGDGTDVTESFRLDKSAPMRVFWLFGGYLRGRRNRRDMRTTLERIKKVVEND
- a CDS encoding nuclear transport factor 2 family protein; amino-acid sequence: MGRWSREEIETAFEEHKQVVVGIGESWDWSRFADQFTEDATYVEHSYGTFQGREAIRNWIVGTMNTFPGTEMPFFPATWHSIDVDKGWVICEFQNRMRDPGDGSIHEEPNLSVLKYAGDGLWSYEEDAYNPMNFMPMVRGYIEASKRLGTISDDAVTFAKNMGWDLA
- a CDS encoding pyridoxal-phosphate dependent enzyme, with amino-acid sequence MNLPPLVCRSCRSEFGVAELAWRCPCGGLFDVSAAWQPVVDSSITLGEGNTPVVPSLTLAGARFKLEFFSPTLSFKDRGAAVLASLAAHLGVGKAVVDSSGNAGTAAAAYFARAGIDCEVLVPASTSPEKLAQIRAHGAELTLVPGSRADAAEAAAQIADRPGVFYASHVYHPYFMHGVKAYGYEIWRQSGNSLPSAVLVPVGNGTLLLGCYLAFSELVAAGLADRLPALLAVQAAGCAPLAAAWHDLDDNAYVTAPTVAEGIAITAPPRADQILAAVRDSGGTFVAVDDDAVIAGRRVLAHSEGLFVEPTAAACYAAAAGAASRTGPGWPLVRELLANNDVVIPLCGAGLKHPGE
- a CDS encoding cytochrome P450, whose product is MGIATRVNGQAPPEMALADINLGTFEFWMLDDTLRDGAFATLRREAPITFFEEVELEGVPHGEGHWALTKLDDVFYASRHPEIFSSYPNITIGDQVPEVAEYFGSMIALDDPRHSRLRNIVRSAFTPKVVARTEVSVRDRAEQLVSAMLANHPDGNADLVSELSGPLPLQVICDMMGIPDDDHDRIFGWTNIILGFGDPDLTTDFNEFLTVALDIGAYATALAEDRRTNPRDDLTTALVAAEVDGERLTSAEIASFFILLAVAGNETTRNAISHGVLALTRYPEQRRIWWNDFEAVTDTAVEEMVRWASPVIYMRRTVTRDIELSGVKMTEGDKVTMWYASANRDEDKFTNPWLFDVTRTPNHHVGFGGGGAHFCLGANLARREIALVFSELHRRIPDIEVTEEPAMLLSAFIHGIKRLPVTWA
- a CDS encoding cytochrome P450; translation: MKQRLHWLAMHGMVRAVANFAARRGDPQARMVADPAVRVDPVAFYTELRPQGPMIRTRVGYLTVDHAVAHELLRSDDFRVIVLGANLPAPVRWLERHTRDDLLHPLRPPSLLAVEPPEHTRYRKTVSSVFTSRAVAALRDRVEDTAGELLDGLAAGPGVVDIVERYCAQLPVAVIGDILGVPDADRPRILEFGELAAPSLDVGLSWPQYQRVQHGLAGFNRWLSAHLRHLREHPGEDLMSQLIAASEDGAQLSEVELEGVAGLVLAAGFETTVNLLGNGIRLLLNSPDQLDRLVADPSLWPNAVEEILRLESPVQLSARVALTDTEVAGTTVKAGEMVVIYLAAANRDPAVFDDPHRFDVGRPNAGKHLAFSGGRHFCLGAALARAEGEVGLRRFFTHFPEVQLAGLGSRRDTRVLRGWAELPVSLRSAGLITSRD